From one Lineus longissimus chromosome 3, tnLinLong1.2, whole genome shotgun sequence genomic stretch:
- the LOC135484484 gene encoding 3'(2'),5'-bisphosphate nucleotidase 1-like isoform X2 — MAAPSSSLILRLVSASVAISKRAGVIIRDVLSENRLAIVEKGLNDLQTEADRSAQRCIVASLHKQFPKIAIFGEEDSDNLPSGMKTGLSSGEPDQTLDPDPNPEFIVTDFDQDVLKESCPDDLADVKDEDVVVWVDPLDGTSEYTQGLLDHVTVLIGIAVKGVAKAGVIYQPYYGFSKDNPGQVKPRCIWGVIGLGSFGYTPGQPPKDQKIIATTRSHSTPEVVDAYTACSPTEVIKVGGAGHKVLLLLEGVAHAYVFGSPGCKKWDTCAPEAVLHAVGGRLTDVHGNLYKYFSHVKRRNTGGVLATLDGGEHPDYVKLIPDSVKAALPTDG; from the exons ATGGCAGCTCCAAGCTCTTCGCTTATTTTACGCCTTGTATCGGCTTCTGTGGCCATATCAAAGAGGGCAGGAGTGATAATCAGAGACGTTCTGTCTGAGAATAGACTTGCCATAGTCGAAAAG GGATTAAATGACCTCCAAACTGAGGCTGACCGATCGGCCCAGAGATGCATTGTGGCCTCACTGCATAAACAGTTCCCGAAAATTGCTATCTTTGGAGAAGAG GACTCAGATAATCTGCCATCTGGCATGAAAACTGGATTGTCCTCAGGTGAACCAGATCAG ACTTTAGATCCTGATCCAAACCCAGAATTCATCGTCACCGACTTCGATCAGGATGTGCTGAAGGAGAGCTGTCCGGATGACTTGGCAGACGTCAAAGATGAGGAT GTTGTTGTATGGGTGGATCCACTAGACGGTACATCAGAATATACACAAG GCCTTCTCGACCATGTGACAGTATTGATAGGAATAGCAGTGAAAGGGGTAGCTAAGGCTGGCGTGATATATCAACCATATTACGGCTTCAGTAAGGATAATCCCGGTCAAGTGAAGCCGCGGTGTATATGGGGAGTGATTGGATTAG GTTCATTTGGTTACACACCTGGTCAGCCCCCAAAGGACCAGAAGATCATAGCAACGACCCGGTCACATTCCACTCCAGAAGTGGTGGACGCTTACACGGCCTGTAGTCCGACAGAAGTTATCAAAGTGGGTGGTGCAGGTCATAAG GTTCTCCTCTTGCTGGAAGGTGTAGCCCATGCCTATGTGTTCGGAAGCCCCGGCTGTAAGAAATGGGACACGTGCGCTCCTGAAGCTGTCCTCCATGCCGTAGGTGGACGACTGACAGATGTTCACGGGAACTTATACAAATATTTCTCTCACGTAAAGCGGAGGAACACTGGTGGAGTCTTGGCAACACTGGACGGTGGGGAACACCCTGATTATGTCAAACTGATTCCAGATTCAGTGAAAGCTGCACTGCCTACTGATGGCTGA
- the LOC135484484 gene encoding 3'(2'),5'-bisphosphate nucleotidase 1-like isoform X1 encodes MAAPSSSLILRLVSASVAISKRAGVIIRDVLSENRLAIVEKGLNDLQTEADRSAQRCIVASLHKQFPKIAIFGEEDSDNLPSGMKTGLSSGEPDQTLDPDPNPEFIVTDFDQDVLKESCPDDLADVKDEDVVVWVDPLDGTSEYTQGLLDHVTVLIGIAVKGVAKAGVIYQPYYGFSKDNPGQVKPRCIWGVIGLGAFKDLGEGSFGYTPGQPPKDQKIIATTRSHSTPEVVDAYTACSPTEVIKVGGAGHKVLLLLEGVAHAYVFGSPGCKKWDTCAPEAVLHAVGGRLTDVHGNLYKYFSHVKRRNTGGVLATLDGGEHPDYVKLIPDSVKAALPTDG; translated from the exons ATGGCAGCTCCAAGCTCTTCGCTTATTTTACGCCTTGTATCGGCTTCTGTGGCCATATCAAAGAGGGCAGGAGTGATAATCAGAGACGTTCTGTCTGAGAATAGACTTGCCATAGTCGAAAAG GGATTAAATGACCTCCAAACTGAGGCTGACCGATCGGCCCAGAGATGCATTGTGGCCTCACTGCATAAACAGTTCCCGAAAATTGCTATCTTTGGAGAAGAG GACTCAGATAATCTGCCATCTGGCATGAAAACTGGATTGTCCTCAGGTGAACCAGATCAG ACTTTAGATCCTGATCCAAACCCAGAATTCATCGTCACCGACTTCGATCAGGATGTGCTGAAGGAGAGCTGTCCGGATGACTTGGCAGACGTCAAAGATGAGGAT GTTGTTGTATGGGTGGATCCACTAGACGGTACATCAGAATATACACAAG GCCTTCTCGACCATGTGACAGTATTGATAGGAATAGCAGTGAAAGGGGTAGCTAAGGCTGGCGTGATATATCAACCATATTACGGCTTCAGTAAGGATAATCCCGGTCAAGTGAAGCCGCGGTGTATATGGGGAGTGATTGGATTAG GTGCCTTCAAAGATTTGGGAGAAG GTTCATTTGGTTACACACCTGGTCAGCCCCCAAAGGACCAGAAGATCATAGCAACGACCCGGTCACATTCCACTCCAGAAGTGGTGGACGCTTACACGGCCTGTAGTCCGACAGAAGTTATCAAAGTGGGTGGTGCAGGTCATAAG GTTCTCCTCTTGCTGGAAGGTGTAGCCCATGCCTATGTGTTCGGAAGCCCCGGCTGTAAGAAATGGGACACGTGCGCTCCTGAAGCTGTCCTCCATGCCGTAGGTGGACGACTGACAGATGTTCACGGGAACTTATACAAATATTTCTCTCACGTAAAGCGGAGGAACACTGGTGGAGTCTTGGCAACACTGGACGGTGGGGAACACCCTGATTATGTCAAACTGATTCCAGATTCAGTGAAAGCTGCACTGCCTACTGATGGCTGA
- the LOC135484483 gene encoding neo-calmodulin-like — protein MAGLNSIREVSQVSSIKESARFDVEDLTVKREITKEEVQEYRVAFEIFDKDGDGEITYKELGSVIKSLGGSPTEEELKEMISELDEDNSGTIDFSEFLIMMKRYMQDLDTEKDIRDTFRLFDKDCDGVLNAKELQNVMLTLGEKMTDEEIEEMIKEADTKGEGTVNYRDFYRLMNA, from the exons ATGGCAGGTCTCAATTCTATAAGAGAAGTCAGTCAAGTCAGTTCGATTAAAGAG AGCGCCCGTTTTGATGTTGAAGATCTCACAGTCAAGAGAGAGATCACGAAGGAAGAGGTCCAGG AGTACCGTGTTGCCTTTGAGATCTTTGACAAGGATGGAGATGGTGAGATCACGTACAAAGAGTTAGGTTCAGTCATCAAGTCGCTGGGTGGTAGCCCCACTGAGGAGGAATTGAAGGAGATGATATCAGAACTCGATGAAGACA ACAGTGGGACGATAGACTTCTCCGAATTCCTCATCATGATGAAACGCTACATGCAAGATCTGGACACTGAAAAAGACATTCGTGACACATTTCGTCTGTTTGACAAGGATTGCGATGGGGTGTTGAATGCCAAGGAGTTACAAAACGTGATGTTGACGCTCGGGGAGAAGATGACGGATGAAGAGATTGAGGAGATGATCAAGGAAGCGGACACTAAGGGAGAGGGCACTGTCAATTATAGAG ATTTCTACCGACTCATGAATGCCTAG
- the LOC135484482 gene encoding N-terminal kinase-like protein, whose translation MWSFFSRDPAKDFNYDIGDKVLGLDDKSIWSLHEGKRKTTGEPVSVFVFDNKNGSESQIQLAKASFKRIKTLRHPNILTFLDGLESEKCTYCVTEPVTPLETYINNNKNSAQNEVAISWGLHQVAKGLSFLVNDCNLIHNNICISSIFVDKAGEWKLGGVDYMYPAQGNDMPPVKILPLLEKYDPPEKAGSKLGRKAGEKWSADMWGLGCLIWEVFNGSLPKVSSLKQLGRIPKSLVPNYCELVGANPKSRPNPSKFLENCMQSGGFMKNDFVNTMLFLEEIQIKDQNEKAAFFSSLNKSLDTFPPEFCKYKILPQLLNALEYGNAGSTVLTPLLKLGKHLETEEFQQKITPCVVKLFSSPDRATRVRLLQQLDNFVDHLPAKTVNDQIFPHVVQGFMDTNPVVREQTIKAMLQLASKLNYKNLNEELMKHFARLQTKDPEGGVRTNTTICLGKIGCYLNPQMRQKILASAYLRALKDPYPPSRQAGILAMAATNNFFTLKDGATRLLPSLTAMTVDPDKGVRDQAFKAVRCFLAKLEKASENPDCIQDLEKDVMIGGTGTDQSSWAGWAMSGMTNITSKIIKAKKAIPTTSSTANGAAGKSSPKPAAPPNPSSSSPDGKVEPVPVARLQEEPALVDDEDGGGWEEDDWGDMDEIGQPEAEAANAPSGGGGWDDDEDWGSLDDATPSAGGGKASGAMSLGGGVGGTQAKMADNFGGGWDDEFAEDTNTTTSSAYNWGQRTNTNEDTFFNQLIAEPPKPKKPPSKPLAHSKPATSQRTKQAASSSVRAAPASSASSTKVKGDWGDDSGWGESSGWKDDGWGDMESQEVESKAEQKRKRDERKLQRQKELEAKRAAKQGGGALKLGAKKLAAD comes from the exons ATGTGGTCTTTCTTTTCTCGTGACCCTGCGAAAGACTTTAATTACGATATTGGGGATAAAGTTTTGGGTCTCGATGACAAGTCTATTTGGAGTTTACATGAAGGAAAACGAAAG ACAACTGGTGAACCAGTCTCAGTGTTTGTATTTGACAACAAAAACGGAAGTGAATCACAG ATTCAACTTGCTAAAGCCTCATTTAAGAGAATTAAGACTCTGCGTCACCCAAATATCCTCACTTTTTTGGATGGTTTAGAG AGTGAAAAGTGTACCTACTGTGTGACAGAACCAGTCACTCCTTTGGAGACATACATCAATAACAACAAGAATAGTGCACAGAATGAAGTCGCTATATCCTGGGGCCTACATCAAGTGGCA AAAGGATTAAGTTTTCTTGTCAATGACTGCAATCTCATCCACAACAATATCTGCATATCGTCCATCTTTGTGGACAAGGCTGGAGAATGGAAGCTAGGGGGCGTCGACTACATGTACCCAGCCCAGGGGAACGATATGCCTCCCGTCAAAATACTTCCCCTCTTGGAAAAATACGATCCTCCTGAAAAGGCGGGTAGCAAGTTGGGTCGGAAAGCTGGCGAGAAGTGGTCTGCTGATATGTGGGGCCTCGGCTGCCTTATATGGGAGGTGTTTAATGGGAGTCTACCAAAGGTTTCCTCTTTGAAACAACTTGGAAGG ATACCAAAATCATTGGTGCCAAATTACTGTGAGTTAGTCGGAGCTAATCCTAAATCTCGACCAAATCCATCCAAATTTCTTGAGAATTGCATGCAGTCTGGTGGcttcatgaaaaatgactttgTCAACACGATGTTGTTCCTTGAGGAAATACAG ATCAAGGATCAGAATGAAAAAGCTGCATTCTTCTCTAGTCTTAACAAATCTCTGGATACATTCCCGCCAGAGTTCTGTAAATACAAAATACTTCCACAGTTGCTGAATGCACTTGAGTATGGTAATGCTGGTTCAACTGTCTTGACGCCCCTACTGAAG CTTGGCAAACACCTCGAGACAGAAGAATTCCAGCAGAAGATCACCCCATGTGTTGTCAAATTGTTCTCATCACCTGACAGAGCTACGAGAGTCCGACTCTTACAGCAG CTTGATAATTTTGTGGACCACTTGCCAGCAAAGACTGTAAATGATCAGATCTTTCCACATGTTGTTCAAGGTTTCATGGACACAAATCCTGTAGTCAGAGAGCAGACGATTAAG GCCATGTTACAACTGGCGAGCAAGTTAAACTACAAGAATCTGAACGAAGAGCTGATGAAGCACTTTGCTCGTCTGCAGACCAAAGACCCAGAAGGTGGTGTCAGAACAAACACCACAATATGCCTCGGCAAGATTGGATGCTATTTGAATCCACAG ATGCGGCAGAAGATCCTGGCGTCTGCCTACCTGCGTGCCCTTAAAGATCCATACCCGCCCTCTCGACAGGCTGGAATCCTCGCCATGGCTGcaacaaataatttctttactcTCAAAGATGGTGCTACACGATTGTTGCCTTCATTAACTGCGATGACAGTTGATCCAGATAAGGGAGTTCGAGATCAG GCATTTAAAGCTGTCCGTTGTTTCCTGGCCAAGTTGGAAAAGGCATCAGAGAATCCCGACTGTATTCAAGATTTAG aaaaagatgTCATGATTGGTGGTACAGGGACTGATCAGTCAAGCTGGGCAGGATGGGCCATGTCTGGCATGACCAATATCACATCCAAGATAATCAAGGCCAAGAAAGCCATTCCTACCACATCCTCAACTGCTAATGGAG CTGCTGGCAAGTCTAGTCCTAAACCAGCGGCGCCTCCAAACCCATCCTCGAGTTCTCCAGATGGTAAAGTGGAGCCTGTGCCGGTGGCCCGGCTGCAGGAAGAGCCAGCTCTTGTCGATGATGAAGATGGAGGTGGATGGGAGGAGGATGACTGGGGTGATATGGAT GAAATTGGTCAACCAGAGGCAGAAGCTGCTAATGCTCCCTCTGGTGGTGGTGGCTGGGATGACGATGAAGACTGGGGGAGTCTCGATGATGCAACGCCATCTGCTGGG GGTGGGAAAGCCAGTGGTGCTATGAGTTTAGGTGGCGGAGTTGGAGGGACACAAGCAAAGATGGCCGACAACTTTGGTGGAGGATGGGATGACGAGTTTGCAGAGGACACAAATACAACCACTTCCAGTGCTTACAACTGGGGACAAAGGACCAACACAAATGAAGACACGTTCTTCAATCAGTTAATAGCAGAGCCGCCAAAACCTAAGAAG CCCCCTTCAAAACCATTGGCACATTCCAAGCCAGCAACATCACAACGTACCAAACAAGCAGCAAGCAGTAGTGTCAGAGCTGCACCAGCGAGTAGCGCATCTTCCACAAAGGTTAAAGGTGATTGGGGCGATGATAGTGGCTGGGGAGAGAGCTCTGGTTGGAAGGACGATGGCTGGGGAGATATGGAATCACAAGAAG TTGAAAGCAAAGCAGAGCAGAAGAGAAAACGTGATGAGAGGAAACTGCAGCGGCAGAAGGAACTTGAGGCGAAACGTGCAGCCAAGCAGGGCGGCGGTGCTTTGAAATTAGGAGCAAAGAAACTAGCGGCAGATTAA
- the LOC135484484 gene encoding 3'(2'),5'-bisphosphate nucleotidase 1-like isoform X3, whose amino-acid sequence MAAPSSSLILRLVSASVAISKRAGVIIRDVLSENRLAIVEKGLNDLQTEADRSAQRCIVASLHKQFPKIAIFGEETLDPDPNPEFIVTDFDQDVLKESCPDDLADVKDEDVVVWVDPLDGTSEYTQGLLDHVTVLIGIAVKGVAKAGVIYQPYYGFSKDNPGQVKPRCIWGVIGLGAFKDLGEGSFGYTPGQPPKDQKIIATTRSHSTPEVVDAYTACSPTEVIKVGGAGHKVLLLLEGVAHAYVFGSPGCKKWDTCAPEAVLHAVGGRLTDVHGNLYKYFSHVKRRNTGGVLATLDGGEHPDYVKLIPDSVKAALPTDG is encoded by the exons ATGGCAGCTCCAAGCTCTTCGCTTATTTTACGCCTTGTATCGGCTTCTGTGGCCATATCAAAGAGGGCAGGAGTGATAATCAGAGACGTTCTGTCTGAGAATAGACTTGCCATAGTCGAAAAG GGATTAAATGACCTCCAAACTGAGGCTGACCGATCGGCCCAGAGATGCATTGTGGCCTCACTGCATAAACAGTTCCCGAAAATTGCTATCTTTGGAGAAGAG ACTTTAGATCCTGATCCAAACCCAGAATTCATCGTCACCGACTTCGATCAGGATGTGCTGAAGGAGAGCTGTCCGGATGACTTGGCAGACGTCAAAGATGAGGAT GTTGTTGTATGGGTGGATCCACTAGACGGTACATCAGAATATACACAAG GCCTTCTCGACCATGTGACAGTATTGATAGGAATAGCAGTGAAAGGGGTAGCTAAGGCTGGCGTGATATATCAACCATATTACGGCTTCAGTAAGGATAATCCCGGTCAAGTGAAGCCGCGGTGTATATGGGGAGTGATTGGATTAG GTGCCTTCAAAGATTTGGGAGAAG GTTCATTTGGTTACACACCTGGTCAGCCCCCAAAGGACCAGAAGATCATAGCAACGACCCGGTCACATTCCACTCCAGAAGTGGTGGACGCTTACACGGCCTGTAGTCCGACAGAAGTTATCAAAGTGGGTGGTGCAGGTCATAAG GTTCTCCTCTTGCTGGAAGGTGTAGCCCATGCCTATGTGTTCGGAAGCCCCGGCTGTAAGAAATGGGACACGTGCGCTCCTGAAGCTGTCCTCCATGCCGTAGGTGGACGACTGACAGATGTTCACGGGAACTTATACAAATATTTCTCTCACGTAAAGCGGAGGAACACTGGTGGAGTCTTGGCAACACTGGACGGTGGGGAACACCCTGATTATGTCAAACTGATTCCAGATTCAGTGAAAGCTGCACTGCCTACTGATGGCTGA
- the LOC135484486 gene encoding adenosine receptor A2b-like, with product MELIPVIATNETVMPAQKHDLSLTYAILLGALIPLTCIENCLIILCIWRTFKLHTINNMFVMNMAVADLLVGLIAAPMTLLFALQLPIIYDHSACLARFGILYTTCGASLMTLTCISFNRYLTVLHPLSYPRRMKPKRVKQIIGVIWVIITFVGFLPFVGFSTWIEGKPCDFYSVISTPYALVAIFGLGILLIAMSGYYYGMIFSVAYRQRQRDQCPNRSTSSSLGTGLLMTIFVLFWLPYLLMSPIRYFSDMNRSLLNTINNFTIILAISNSMINPIISFATDKTLRAVLFHMCAIRPQQDLVSTSYHATAVSGVLNTWIENDLEKTQTIIKMDDLLLSPSMPANDV from the coding sequence ATGGAATTGATACCCGTGATTGCAACGAACGAAACCGTGATGCCAGCACAAAAACATGACTTGTCGCTGACGTACGCAATCCTCCTTGGCGCCCTCATACCTCTTACATGTATTGAGAACTGTCTGATCATATTGTGCATCTGGCGAACTTTTAAACTGCACACGATAAATAACATGTTCGTGATGAACATGGCTGTGGCGGATCTACTTGTCGGACTCATCGCTGCACCGATGACGTTACTTTTCGCGTTACAACTACCGATAATCTACGACCACTCGGCCTGTTTGGCAAGGTTTGGGATCCTGTATACAACATGCGGTGCTTCTCTCATGACCTTGACATGCATATCTTTCAATCGGTACTTGACAGTTTTACACCCGCTCTCATATCCACGTCGAATGAAACCAAAACGAGTAAAGCAAATCATCGGTGTAATTTGGGTGATCATAACCTTTGTAGGATTTCTTCCCTTCGTGGGTTTTAGTACGTGGATTGAAGGGAAACCATGTGATTTCTATAGTGTGATTTCAACGCCATACGCACTAGTAGCCATATTCGGACTTGGAATACTTTTAATCGCAATGTCGGGCTATTATTACGGAATGATATTTTCAGTCGCCTACAGACAGAGACAACGAGATCAGTGTCCAAACAGGAGCACATCATCATCCCTCGGCACCGGACTTTTGATGACAATCTTTGTGTTGTTTTGGTTACCATATTTACTCATGAGTCCCATACGTTATTTCTCAGACATGAACAGGTCGCTGCTTAACACAATCAATAATTTCACAATCATTTTAGCCATTTCGAACTCCATGATTAACCCGATTATTTCATTTGCGACGGACAAGACTCTACGAGCTGTTCTGTTTCATATGTGCGCGATACGACCACAACAAGACTTAGTGTCGACTTCGTACCATGCGACAGCTGTTTCTGGAGTGTTGAACACTTGGATTGAGAACGATCTGGAAAAGACACAGACGATCATCAAGATGGATGATCTTCTTTTAAGTCCATCAATGCCAGCTAATGACGTTTGA